The bacterium DNA segment AGAAAAGAAAGGCCAGGATCGGACGCAATCCCCAGACCGGCAAAGAGATCAAGATCGCTGCCAAGAAGGTCCCGGCTTTCAAGGCCGGCAAAGAACTAAAGGAAACTGTGAGATAATCTCTCCAGAACAAAAAAACCCCGCTTTGGCGGGGTTTTTTGTTTGATGGCCGTTTGCAGTTATGAGGGCTTTATTTCATCAGTTTCCTGGTGATAACGGCCGAGACCAGCGCCAACCCCAGCAGGGACATCACCACTATGATTATGACGTTGACGAATTGCTTGGCCTGGGCGCCGAAGAAGATCCCCAGGCAGAAAAGCAGACCGTACCACAGGGCGATCCCGGGCAGGCCGTAAAGCAATACCTTTTTAAAACTGTAGCCGGTCAACCCGGCGATCAAAAATCCGAAGGAGCGGCCGCCCACCACGGCCCGGTTAAGGGCCAGGATCAGGTTCCCGTATCTGGCGAAATGGCCTTCCATCAAAAGCAGCCTGGAGGGAGAAAGAAATGGGCGGGGCTGGGACAGAAAATAGTCCCGGCCTTTTTTTATTCCGATCCAATAAACCAAAAGGGCGCCCAGCGATCCCCCTAAAAAAGCAGCCATAAATCCGGGAAGCCAGTGCAGCTGGTTCTGGCCCACTAGGATGGCGCAAAAGATGACCACCACATCGCTGGGGGCGGGGGGGAAAACGCCTTCCAAAAAAGTGGCCGTAAAAATGGTCAGATATGCCCACCATCCGCCCTGGGAGGCCAGAGTATTGGCCAGTTGTTCCATGTTCATTTGATCGTCTCCAGCAGGCAGACCGCCTGGGCCCAGATGCCCCGGCCTTTCCCGATGTCGTCCAGTCCTTCGTTGGTGGTGGCTTTTACCGAGACCTGCGAGGACCTTAGCTTCAGGGCGGAGGCAAGGTTTCTCCGCATGGCTGTGATGTGGGGGGCCAGCCTGGGCGCTTCGGCCGCGATCATGCAGTCAATGTTATTGATGGTATACCCTGCCTTTCGGATCAGTGTTAAAACATCCTTTAATAATTCCAGACTGGAGATGTCCTTGTAGCGCTTGTCGGTGTTGGGGAAATGCTGTCCGATGTCTCCCAGGGCCGCCGCTCCCAGCAGGCTGTCGGCTATGGCGTGGCAAAGCACATCGGCATCGGAGTGCCCCAAAAGCCCCTTGGGATAAGGGATGGTTGCCCCGCCCAGGATCAGCTTGCGGCCTTTGACCAGCCGGTGGATGTCGTAGCCCAGTCCTATTCTCATTTTTTCTTTTTTAGCAGCCATGAGGCTATCTCCAGGTCCATAGGTGTTGTTACTTTGATATTTCCATCGTTTCCGGGGACGATGCTGACCTTTCCCTTGATCATTTCCACCAACTGACTGTCGTCGGTGGCGGGGATATTTTTCCGGTTAAAATGGGATCTTTGCAGAACCGGCATTTTAAATCCCTGGGGGGTCTGGGCCCGCCATAATTGGGAGCGGTCCACCGTGCCGGTGATCTTTCCTGCTTTTACCTGCTTGATGGTGTCGGTGACCGGGGCGGCCAGGATGGCGGCCCCGTACTTTTCGGCGGCCCGGGCCACGGCGGTGATCTGCTCCGCCCGGATCAGGGGCCGGGCGGCGTCGTGGATCAAAATGACCCTGGAACCCGGGGAAACCATGTTCAAGCCGGCCCGGACCGAGTCCAGCCGTTCTTTGCCGCCGGATACGATGGCCGAAAGTTTGGGGTATCTGTCAAAATACCTCAAGCCGTTGATCTGATACAATGCCGGTTTTACCAGAATGATCTCCGCAACGCTTTGGCACTCCTGGAAGGCCTGCAGGGAATACTCCACCATCGGCTTTCCGTTCAAACTGACAAAAGCCTTGGGAACCCTGGCCCCCAGCCTTACACCGCTGCCGGCGGCCACTATGATCACCGATACAGGGGTCATCTAAATATTATCTCCGTTCCTTTTGGTCAGATACAGGATGTCGTTGTGGACCTTATAACCCATTTTCTGGGCCAGCTTCAGCGAAGCGGTGTTGTATTCGTGGATCAGCAGGCCGAATATCTTGATACCGCGCTTTCTTAAGGCCTTTTCTCCGGCGACGGTCAGTTTTTTAGCCAAACCCTGGCGGCGGTAGTCTGGATCGACCGCGATCCGGTTCAGCCAGCCCTTGCGGCCGTCGTGGGAGGCGATGATGGCGCCGATCATCATGTCCTGCTCAAAGGCCCCGATGAAAAAATCGGGATTGCAGGCCATCTCTTTGGCGATATGGGCCCGGCTGTCGCGGCCTTTGGGCTTGGCGGGCAGTTTGGCCCGGTCCCAGAGCCTGATCAGTTCGGGGTAGTCTTTGATGGTAAGTTTTCGGATCTTCATAAAAATCCTTTCATTAACCGCCAAGGCGCAAAGGACGCCAAGGGGCCTTTAATTAAAATCTTAGCGGACTTCGCGTCTTCGCGTTTAAAATAGGGCATCCAATAAAAGTTGCCGTCAGCAGGGATCAGGCTATCAACGCCTGCAGGGCTTCTGACAGAAAGCGGACCTCGATCAGCTGGATCTTGGAATTTCCGGCGGTCCGCTGGTTATGGGCCGGGATGATCATCCTTTTAAAACCCAGTTTCTGGGCTTCGTTGATCCTTTTGTCCAGCTGGCTGACGCTGCGGATCTCGCCGCCCAGTCCTATCTCGCCGACCACCGCGGTATCGGGGTCGGCATTCCTGTTCTTGAAGGCCGAGGCCACGGCGGCGGCTATCCCCAGGTCCACGGCTGGTTCCTCAAGCTTCAAACCACCGGCGATGTTGGCAAAGACGTCGTGCATGCCCAGGTTCAGCCCGGCCCGGC contains these protein-coding regions:
- the ispF gene encoding 2-C-methyl-D-erythritol 2,4-cyclodiphosphate synthase; the protein is MRIGLGYDIHRLVKGRKLILGGATIPYPKGLLGHSDADVLCHAIADSLLGAAALGDIGQHFPNTDKRYKDISSLELLKDVLTLIRKAGYTINNIDCMIAAEAPRLAPHITAMRRNLASALKLRSSQVSVKATTNEGLDDIGKGRGIWAQAVCLLETIK
- the ispD gene encoding 2-C-methyl-D-erythritol 4-phosphate cytidylyltransferase; its protein translation is MTPVSVIIVAAGSGVRLGARVPKAFVSLNGKPMVEYSLQAFQECQSVAEIILVKPALYQINGLRYFDRYPKLSAIVSGGKERLDSVRAGLNMVSPGSRVILIHDAARPLIRAEQITAVARAAEKYGAAILAAPVTDTIKQVKAGKITGTVDRSQLWRAQTPQGFKMPVLQRSHFNRKNIPATDDSQLVEMIKGKVSIVPGNDGNIKVTTPMDLEIASWLLKKKK
- a CDS encoding GNAT family N-acetyltransferase; its protein translation is MKIRKLTIKDYPELIRLWDRAKLPAKPKGRDSRAHIAKEMACNPDFFIGAFEQDMMIGAIIASHDGRKGWLNRIAVDPDYRRQGLAKKLTVAGEKALRKRGIKIFGLLIHEYNTASLKLAQKMGYKVHNDILYLTKRNGDNI
- a CDS encoding DedA family protein gives rise to the protein MNMEQLANTLASQGGWWAYLTIFTATFLEGVFPPAPSDVVVIFCAILVGQNQLHWLPGFMAAFLGGSLGALLVYWIGIKKGRDYFLSQPRPFLSPSRLLLMEGHFARYGNLILALNRAVVGGRSFGFLIAGLTGYSFKKVLLYGLPGIALWYGLLFCLGIFFGAQAKQFVNVIIIVVMSLLGLALVSAVITRKLMK